In the Balaenoptera ricei isolate mBalRic1 chromosome 1, mBalRic1.hap2, whole genome shotgun sequence genome, GGGAAGTCCTAGCTGATGcactaagacaagaaaaggaataagaGAGACACTGATTGGGAAGGAGGAAATAAACCGTTTTTGTTCAATGATGTCACGATCGCCTATgtagaaaacccaaaagaatcGACAAGAAACTCCTGGAACCACTGAGCAAGCACAGCAAGGCTACAGGATGGAAGGCTGACATACAGAAGCCAATCGTTTCCCTGCACAACAGCAGGGAACAGCGAAACTTGGAattaaaaactaaagagcaagTGCACACAGAAAGAAGGCACAGATTGCAACCCTGATGGCAGACAAGAGAGTCCCGTGCTAAAAACACCGACCCTGACAGAGAACAGTGGCGCCCACAGCACATCTACAGACATGACAGTAACGAACATCCCTGGACCAAAGAACACAGTGGCAGCCCTCACAAAGCCGAGGCGGGAAGGGCCACAGACACCAACAGGAGGCCATGACACAACCCCGACGGCCAGGTGGACGTGAGACAAACAGGGTAGCGCCACAGGTACAGAGACGTCCCAGTAAAAATCCAGCACACACGTGTCCATCACGAGAAAACGACACGCTGGATGACAATGGCAGGGACGACCCGCCGAGTAAAGACCGAACAGGAGAACACAGGAAGCACACGGCGCTCTGACAAAGCCCCCAACGAGCCGAACTCGACACCCGGCTGCGAACGAACCCCCGGGAGGGACGGGATGGCACAGAGCTGGACACAGTAACCAGTGAAGGTCACAAGTACTCTTCAGTGGCGCTTCAGGACTTAGCTAAAAGGCATCAAATTTTGTACCAGGGAGACGGGTTTTTAAAGGAACGTCTCTGAAAAGCTAAGGGGAGAGCTGGCCGGGACCGCGGCCTCCAGGCACCTCAGGCAGGAGCCCCCACTGGCCTCACCGACTCCCGGGGTCGGGTCTCGTCTGACGCTGAGGACCTGTCCCAGCCGAGACTTGCTTCCCGGTGCTTCCGCCACCTCCTCCCCGGAGCTCAAGCCCACCTGAGGCCACCGGCCGCCCCTACCCACCCACGGCACCTGGAGGGTCCTGGGGGCTCTGCCAAACGGCCCCGCAGGAGCGCCCGGCTGTGGCCACACCCACCTCGCCCACTTCCCTCCCAGCGTCTGTGCTGCCACACGCGCCACACTGGCCACGGGAGGCCAAGCCCTTACTCTCTTCGTCGACGTTCAGGTCCCACTTATTCTTTATCTTATCGGCAACTTCTCTCTCATCATGGCCTTTGCTCGCCAGAAACTTCACCTTGTACTCATCCCATGACACACGGCCTGAAAGAGCAAAACAACTTGTTAGGAGGTTTAACAACgaacgctttttttttttggccgtgctgtggggcacgtgggatcttagttccccgaccagggatcgaacccgagccccttgcgttggaagtgaggagtcttaaccactggaccaccacgggaGTCCCAACAtcgaacatttttaaaaagacgtATCTAGTTACTTTAAGCCGTTGATCCAAAATCCTTGTGATAAGGGCATCTGTAGAGGCAGGGGCAGCAAAACACGGCTCCAAGCTTCACGCCAGAGCCTAGCCCCGCGGTCCTCGCCTGGTCCTCGCCTGCACGGCAAGCTGGCGTCTGTCTCCCAGGCAGCACCTGCAGGCCCCTCCTGCCTCTCACCTCCTGTTCCTGGGCCCTCGGCCTggagccccgccccccccacaccTCCAGGCACCGCCCTCCGCCGGCAGCCTCAGGCCATCAGGGTCAGGGCGAGGTTGGCCTACCGTCACCGTCGGGGTCCACGGCACGGAAGTGCGCCCTGCTCTCCGCGATGGCCTCCTGGAAGTGCTCGGCCGTCTTCTCCATGATCCAGTGCTGCATCTCCTTGGCACTGATCCTTCTGTCGGTGTTCAAGTCCACCCTACAGGCCCACGAGACGTGTCAGGCGAGGCCTCCAGGGCCCCGACAGACGGGTGGACGGACAGAAGGATGGCCAGAGGGGTTCTGCAGGCAGCCGCAAAACCACCATGAACAGCAACACATCCCACCCAACGGTGACGCAGGAGAAGTCGGGGGGATGtgggggacacagtgggggaatCAGGGAGGACGCTGGGCAGTGTCACTACCCCATCAGTCTCGGGACCACTGGGAGGGGAACAAACCTCCCCCCCCTGCTGCAGGACGGGGAGAATCGTCAACCCAGTTCCACAGACCCACACACTTGGGACTCACGATGAGTCCCTGGTAACAGGACCGGAGCTCAGACACCGGAGCGCAGTCGTGTCTACTCGCACAAACACAGCCAGCGAGACAAAGAAACAGCTGTAGGTGCAAGTGTGCCGGCAGCTGTACACTCCGCACACACTCACGTGCATATGGGGGTGTGTGCATGGCTAGTGCACACCCGTGGACATGGCTCAGAACACACGTGCATGCATCGGtcggcacacacacacatacacacaggagaGGACTACAGACAATGACGCCCCAGCAGCAACGCCCACACCCGCTGCCGGGGCCCGGCGTCTAAACCCCACTCTCCCGGGAAACGAACCAGCGCTCCCCGGAGAActggctgattctagggctgaGGCAGCAACACAACAAGATGAAGCGAAGCTGGAGCGGCTGGCATTGCAAGGAACAAGGAAGCGCTCACGAGGGGCGGGGCGTGGGAGGGGAGAACAGCGACAAGGTCCGGGCGGCCAAGGCTGGCACGAGGTGGGCGGCCAGACCAGCAGCGCGAGCTGCGCCCCCGCCACAGCGCAGACGCCGCCCACGAGGCCGCCCTCCTCACGGGACTCCAGGCCACAAGGCGGGTCCTCCCCTGAGCTTCGCTCCCACCCCCGGGAGGGTGGGCTGCCCCCGAGCGGCTGCCAAAGAGACGGGAGGACAGGACGAGGAGCGACTCCCCACGGCAGACACCCCCCGAGCCAGGTGACCAGGCCGACAGCCCCCGTGACGTCGCGCGGACGTCAGGTGCCCTGATGTGATGTGACGCGAGCGCCACCTCACCTCTGGGCTCTTCTTTCCAAAAACCACAACCCCTGTCTaaccaggagaacacacagcagacAAACCCCAAGTCAGGGACATGCTACAAAACACCTGAGCGGTCCTCCTCAAAACCGTCAAGGTCACGAAAAAGTCGGCTCCCGGATGGGATCCCGGGCAGAAAGAGGGCCCTGAGGCAGCGCGTGACCTGCAGCCTGGGGCGCGGGGAACAGCAACGGAGCGCCGTCGCGCCTCAGTTTCCACACATGCGCCTGGGTCTGCACCTTTCTGTAATCCTAAAACCACTCCAGAATAAAAACCTCACTTAAGAAGTGCTGTGCAACATTACTTCTGTTTGTTCAAAGCTAGGTCTTGAGGCTACGTGTTTGATCTGCCccgggcggggggcaggggaggcaacAGCAGCTGGCAGGGGCCCCACAGGACCCATGGTGGCACCTCCAAGCGGGATGGCTCTGGGGGGGTCTGAGTGAGAAGGTGAACACGGGCTAGGCGCTCCCCGATGACAACCCTGCGAGACACGGGACGTGTAAGGAAGACACACGACACGGGCTGATGCAGCCGAGCGCAGCTGCAACGGCCCCAGGACACCCTGCCCCCCCGCATTTCTCCGTGATCTGCTCTCCGCACCtgaaccccactcccacccccagagcGGCTGTGAGGGAGGCTCTGTCACCACTCCTCCCCACTCCAGGGGACCCCTCGGCCCGGTGCACACGGCTGGCCCTCCTGATCCCTGGAAGAAGCCACGTGCCCTGTGGCCCCGCTCACAGCTTTCTTCCTGGCTTCACGAGACAGTGAGGTCTGGGCGCCGGACGAGGTTTCGGTCACTTCAGTCGCTGACAACGATCAGTTCCTCAAACTGAAGAGGGAGCACCCAGGGGGCCAGGCCGCCGGCTAGGCGCATCGGGGGACCACTGCCCCCGGCCCCGgtcccccacttcacagatggggaCGCTGCCTGAGCTGGTCCCCCGGCCGCGTGACCCCTGTGTGCGCGCACAGCCCCCCACAAGAGAGTCAGTCTCCTTTCTGAAACCAAGAGCCACCCATCCTGGGTCCTGGCACGTGACCCTGGCGGCCACCGTGTCGCCAGTACCGAGAACCTGGGACCTGCCAGGCCAGCGCTGAGGCAGAGCCCCGGACCAGCCCACGGCCTGCGGGCGCCTAACCCACAACGCGTGCAGACAGCAGACCCATCGGGCCTGGCGGACCCATCCGGCTGGTGTCCCCGGGCCAAACCCCTCACCCTCTCCACCACCTGCCCCGTGGGCCCTGTTCCCCCATCACCTCAACCTGTCGTGGCTCCAGGCCAGTAAAACAGTACAGGCCCGTCTACACACGCTCACTGGAGCGCTGATGGCGGAGCGGAGCCGACGGCCGACCGTGCCCAGCGGCAGCTCCGCACGCGTGTGGCCAGTTGGCTCCGCGCCCACGGGCCCTGCCTCTAACTGGCACTGCGACCAGTCCCACGACCAGCAGGGTGCTGGCGCCTCCGCCCCACGCAGCCCTCCCCACACCCTCTGAGCCCCTGCCGGACACAGGGCGCAGCTCAGGGCTGCACGTCCCGCGGCTCAAACGCTGCCAACTTCCCAGGAGCACGTGTCACGGCACCAGCTCCGCAGCACGTCACCGAGGGGGGCCTTGTCACCTCTGTGCCGCGCGAAGCCAGGACTGGACCAACAGGGAGGCCGAGGCCAGCCACCCCACGCGCCCCGCAGGCCCCGCCGGCACCTACTTGGAGAAGATGAGCATCAGCTTCCTCCGGCTCCTCCGAGGCCCCGCGTCCTCTTCAAAGCCGCCCGCGTCCTTGCCCAGGAAGACCTCCTGGTGGAAATCCCTGTTCAGGTGTCCGTCCATCTCCAGCTTCACCCCGTTCAGGTGGTCCGGAGGCAGCATCTCGTTTTCCTCCCTGTTAGCCGCCCTCTCCCGGGCCGACGAGTGGTTGGCGGGCCGGGCGGACGCGTCCATCACAAGGACAGCCCCCAGGAGCCAGAGGCAGCGAGGGGCCAGGCCGCCGAGGGGAGCCTGCCTGGAGGCCATGGTGCCGGCGTCTGCGCTGCAGGAGGGCCTGCGGGTGTGGCCGggagctggggggcgggggggggggtgaggaggCGGTGATCGCAGCCCGCCTACCACCCAGGGCAACGCAGGAGGCCCTGCAGCTGGCACAGCTGCCTGCGGCCAACGCCTGAGGCTGCCAGGGCCCAACCAGCACTTAATGGTCCACGAAGAGGATCCAGGGCCATCGGTTGATGGAGCCCCAGCAAACACTTCGCTAAAGACACGTTTACTTTGTAACACGAAATAGAAGCCCTTGGTTTCCAGGACCTAGGCTGGGCatcctgttttctcctttttccacTCCCCCCTCCAACCACGATGAGGTGGCCCTGCCTCAAGGTACGCCCCGCACCGCTAACCCTGCCCCTTCTCCAGGCCCACCGCAGCTGTCCCCAGCACGGCTATCCTTGGAGGCTGGCCCCAGAGTCACCGTAACTCACTCTCCGGATGCCAGCTCAGCACTCACGAGCTCCGGGACCTTGACTAAGGCACCTGCCCGCCTCAGCCTCAGACTCCCTGCCCCAAGGCGTTGTGAGGGCCTGGTGCCAGCGAAGCCCAAACCCACCGGGCAGGGAaccacccctcccactccccacctccatgacccttgtgcacacacacgtacacacgtaAACACagcgtatacacacacatacacacacaggtgcACGTACACAAGTGCACTCACGCACACATACacgtatgcacacacatacacaggcaagcatacacacgtacacacatatacacacgtacgCCCACATGTGCTCACGCGCACACAGACACAGGCGTCCTTGCTCATGTTCACACACACGAACACCGATAAGGCCAGAGTGCCCAGGAAGTCTGTCACCCTGGGCGTGCCCAGGCTTGGCGGTGAAGGAACAAGGCCACCCTCTGTCCACGTCAGGGATCCCAGGGCCACAGGCGCTCACACCCAGCACTCGGCCGCCCGGCCTCTCCCACACCTGCTCCTCCCCCGGGCCGCctgccttccccccccccaccctatgGCTCCTCCTCCAGGTCCCCTCCCCACGTCCCACTGGGCTCCTCCGGACCTTCCTGCCCCTTAACGTGTTCCTCTCGGAGCTCGTCCACCCAGCAAACACCTGCCGGCCCTCCCAGGTGCCGCGGAGGCCCCCCTCCAGCAGGCCTGACCGGGAGCCGCAGAGGGAGGCCCCCCCAGGCCAGGTGGTGTCCAGGGTGAGGCACGAGGGGTTCGAACCACGGTGCCCTCCAGCAGGCCAAGCAGGCACCTGTGCTGGCTGGCAGCGCAGCCCACGGCCAGGGCCACAGGCTCTCCCCGGCTGGCAGCCGCCACCACTTGCTTCTCTGATGCCTCCTTTCTACCCTGCGTGCTCCTGACTAACGTCTCCCCTGGCAGGGGGACACCTCAGTCAGTCTGACaaggacagagtaaagggacaaagcaGGTGactaaatagttaatcccactaagggatcataaataaaggaaaaagtatgggagacccctgtaagttaatgatcactctagaaagcaggtttgcttaaccacaaaaccaagcaggcttgcttagcaacaaacCATGCAACATAAGCACAAGACATGCCCCAGGACAATAAAATGGTGGAATGAGACCCACACCCTGCCCAGTAAGGtcagtaagttaatgattccTAAGACACGCTCCTCTGCGCaggctaaaaacaaaaatataagggaAAGGTGACActatactgaaacctgagatgcTTTACCATATTTTAGTACGCGATACcgcctttttgctcatttccactGCGCCATGACAGTCCCAGTTTGACaatgtagggacaagaaaactccccgCCCGACGAGGAGGAGGAACTGGTGATGGAAGGGTGACATCTACTCAAgcatgaggaagaaggtggtcttctcccctgCCCACCTTCCTCTGGCTATAAAAATGTAGCTTAGTTCTCAGGGCAGAGCTCCCACCTGCCCGCTTGCATCTCTCACAAGCGTCCTACAGTAATAAACTCTTTCCTTAACTGTCACTCTGCTGCTCAGAACTGTTTCTGCGCCGAGACAGGAGAACCTTCGCTCTACTGTCTCCCGAGACGCGTTCCGTCGGTTTCAGGTCCTCTGGGCCCAGGTGCTATCTGGACCCCTGGACGAGATCCTGCTCTCCCAGCTCAGCTGGCTCATTCCTTGGAGGAGCAACTCGCACGGAAGGGCGGCCTCATGTCCCTCTTTCCGTGTCTGTGAGGGCCTgcaccctccccacacccacgAGAACCCACCAGCTGTGCTCTCTGTGTGGTCACCATCCCCCAAACCACGTTTACTGGAACTCCCACTTGTCCCTCTCTGAGGGCACCGCCCCAGCACCCATCACACTGTCCACACAGCAGGCCTTTCTGCTCTGCCACGATGCATATATTCCCCAAGCCCACGAGCAAACCAAGACAACTTCCTCCTGGTCTTAACGCCACTCTGCTGATCGGTGGCCATAAACACCAAACAGACTGGATTTTTCTTCTGGGAAGAAGTCAATCCCACATTCTGCTTATCTTGATGGGTAGTACAGGGAATGTTATTTACATGATATTTTGCACAAAGAGTAACCCCAAAATAACCGTGTAGGCATCAGAAGGTCGGGAACTTCCTCCCCTCCATTCACAACGTTTCTGTGCTGTGGTGAGCACAGGAGTCAGCCGCTCACTTCCCGCCCCAGGGGAAGAGATTTCAGAGCAGGGTCTGCCCCGCTGACTGGGGGACCCATCCCGGACTCCTGGACAGCCCTGGTGCCCGCTCTGGTGAAACTGATAAGAACATCGTCGTTAAAACGCAAACGCTTCTTCTAAAAGCTCCGTCCTCGGCCTCAGGAGTCGCACACGGCGTTGGCAACGACTGCCCCGGGCCGAGCCGGGTGTCCCGGGCCTCACCCGGACTTcggaccctccccaccccccgaaCGGCGGGGCCGCGGCCGCCGACCCGGCTCCACGGACCCCCGACCCCGGCATCCGAGGGGCCCGGCCGGCAGCAGATGCCGGCCGCCCGAGGCCCCGTCGGCCTGCGGCGCGCCCCCTTCCCGCCGCCCCGGGGCCGGGCAGGGACTGTCACGTCCTGGGACCCTCACTCACCGGCCTCCCTCGCCGCACCCAGGATCCGCCGAGCGCGACCCGAGCGCCCGCGACGCCTCCAACGGGCCACCGCTTAGGCCGCGGCCATCATTCTTCCGGGAAGAGGCGGGTCGCAGAGCGGTGCGACCTCCCCGCGCCGATGCCGGCGCCGCCATCTTTCCCCCGGGCGGAAGCGGCCTCACCACCCTCCCGGGCGGCCAATGAGGAGCGTACGCGGGTTCACGTAACCCGACGGCGCGGCCCGCGGCGCTCCCCGCGCCATGAAGCTGCTGCGGCGCGCGTGGCGGCACCGAACGGCGCTGGGCCTGAGCGCCCTGGCGCTGGGCGGCGCCGCGCTGCTCTACCTCGCGCGCTGCAGGGCGCCCGTCGACCCCGCCGCGCCCGCGCCCTTCGGCCCCGCGCGCGCCGCCGCTTTTCTGGCAGTACTGGTGGCCAGCGCGCCGCGGGCGGCCGAGCGGCGCAGCGTGGTTCGCAGCACGTGGCTGGCGGCGCGGCGCGGCGGCCCCGGGGACGTGTGGGCGCGCTTCGCCGTGGGCACCGGCGGGTTAGGCGCCGACGAGCGGCGCGCTCTGGAGCGCGAACAGGCACGGCACGGCGACCTGCTGCTGCTGCCCGCGCTGCGTGACGCGTACGAGAACCTCACGGCCAAGGTGTTGGCCATGCTGGTCTGGCTGGACGAGCACGTGGCCTTCGAGTTCGTGCTCAAGGCAGACGACGACTCGTTTGCGCGCCTGGACGCGCTGGTGGCCGAGCTGCGCGCCCGCGACcccgcgcgccgccgccgcctctaCTGGGGCTTCTTCTCGGGCCGCGGCCGCGTCCGGCCCGGGGGCCGCTGGCGCGAGGCCGCCTGGCAGCTCTGCGACTACTACCTGCCCTACGCGCTGGGCGGCGGGTACGTGCTCTCGGCCGACCTCGTGCGCTACCTGCGCCTCAGCCGCGAGTACCTGCGCGCCTGGCACAGCGAGGACGTGTCGTTGGGCGCCTGGCTGGCGCCGGTGGACGTGCAGCGCGAGCACGACCCGCGCTTCGACACCGAGTACAAGTCCCGTGGCTGCAACAACCAGTACCTGGTGACGCACAAGCAGAGCCTGGAGGACATGCTGGAGAAGCACCGGACGCTGGCACGCGAGGGCCGCCTGTGCAAGCGGGAGGTGCAGCTGCGCCTGTCCTACGTCTACGACTGGTCGGCGCCACCCTCGCAGTGCTGCCAGCGGAAGGAGGGCATCCCTTGACCGCCCCGAGCAGGGCCGGGACGCCTGGCTCCCGACGCTCTTCAGCCATTCTGCTGCGCGTGGCGGTGCGTGGAGGCCGGACCGAGTCACTGGGGGCCGCCCGCCGGCCTTCCACTGGTGAAGCTGACAGCTTCTGGCTGGTCGTCAGCATGAGGCCGGCCCTCGAGAGGACCCAATTTCCCTGGTGACCACGGGCCAGATGCCAGGCAGCAGTGGACAACTCCTAAGCCCCGGCTCCGCTAAGCGCCCATACCTGACAGCCTATCCGAGAGCATCTTGTTCTGCATCTGGGGTCAGCATCCTGTCAGACAGAAATGTCCTGTTCCTGGATTTCAGCATTTTGCCTGGACGTGGGCGAGTCAGCAGGCAGCCCCGCGGGGCCTGACCACTCAGTGTCCTCTCCCAGGCCGGCGCCAAGGAGCCAGAGGATGGAGCTGACAGGACTTGCAGGACATGACCCCAAAGAAAAATGCCCCACCCCTCAGGGCTGGGGACAATGTCGTGTCCTGCCTCCACTGTATTGACCATACACCTGCACCTGCTGAGGGCTGTGACCGCTGTTAACTGGGCCCTGGCACTTGGAGACTGGCCATGTGATGCAACCCAACAGCTTTTATAGAAGTTACTGTTGCTTTATGCGGTTAGGTCACCTCTTGCGTCTCCTGCTGGTATCGCTTGTCACATGTACGTCTAGGATTTAAGTTCGTTTTATGTGAGTCAGCTTTCATGGTATTTTGGTCTGTGTGTTTGTCTGGAGTGAATTCGTGGTATGTGTAAATCAGAGCTTGCCtgctatttatttataaattttgtgAATTTGCGAAGATAAGCGTTTGAGTTGAGAGTGGGGgggtttcatatattttggtatTTAAGAGCTTAAGGACTTTTCTACGAGAACTTGGAATTTGTGGGTTAATCTGTTTTTCCAACTTGAATTGTAGACCCATTGCTGCTTAAGAGTTGAAACATGGAAGAACTCATCCACCTCTCTTCTGTTTACACGGAAAGTGACCCCACTGTCTCTCTCTAAAAACACTTTTCTTTAAGGCTTCGTCTCGGCCGCACAGGGCAAGTGTTTCTGGAAGCATTGACGAGGTTTCCCAAAATCTGTCTTGAGACAGCCTTGCTGTGGCATGTCCCCTTGGGGACACAGCAGTTCGTGGCTCCCTTGCACATCCCCAGAAGGTTGGGGCTTCTTCTTTTTCCCGTTAAATGTGAAAAGTGAGCACTGTGGTCATTGCAGAAGTTAAATAAAGTGGCTCCCGGGAAACGGGGAGCCCTTCTCAGGCTAGGGGTGTGAGAACTCTGTGCATATTCTGTCTGGGTCcgggctgtgctgccacctgcccGCAGCCCAGGCTCTGGGGCACTAGGAACAGGAGGGCACAAGTCTTTGACTCGCCTGTTTACTGCCATTCCCGAGCCCTCTCAGGCTGTGGATTTTAGGAGCGGTATCTTGGCCCAGATGGCTTACACATCAGACGGCTCTCTCCTGTGGCTTCTGGAGGCTGGGGGCCTGCGATCGGGGTGCCGGCGTGGTCGGGTTCTGTCAAGGCCCTCGTTCTGGTGTGCAGAGGGCCACCTTCCTGCCGTGCTGTGGTGGGGGAGCCGGGGTGAGCTCTCTGCAGTCCCTTCTTAGGGCATTAATCCCCTCATGGGCCCCCTCACCCTGATCCAGACGTCACTGCACCAGGGCATTGGGGCCTCCATCTGATTTGGGGGGCACAGTCAGTCCATAGCGACAGGTTTGGTTATTTTTGTCTAAAGGTAGAAGAATAGCAAGAACTCTGCgtctcaagggcttccctggtggcgcagtggttaagaatcctcctagcaatgcagaggacatgggttcgaaccctggtccgggaagatcccacatgccacggagcagctaagcctgtgcatgccacaacaactgagcctgcgctctgtagcccgcgagccacactactgagactgcgtgccacaactactgagcccgcgtgcctagaggccatgctccacagcaagagaagccaccgcagtgagaagcccgtgcaccgcaacgaagagtagcccccgctcactgcaactaggagaaagcccgcgcgcagcaacgaagacccaaggtggccaaaaataaatacataaataaataaataaataaataaaaactgtggGTCTCAGGCCAGAAAGAAGGGGGCGGTCTTGTGGTTGGTGACCTGACCACGATTCTTCTGCCTTGAGAAGGCAGAGGCTGGACAGCAGAGGCCCCAACCTCTGACCCGGCTCTGATTATGAGGTGTGAGCCTTGCGCCAGGACTGACTGCGTGGCTGAAGGTTTGGGGACACCAGGGTGAGCAGGATGGGGCCCTGCCCTCCACTGGGTGAGTGCTGAGGGATGCTGGCCACGGCAGGACCCAGTTCCTGCTGACCGTCTGGGATGATGGTCCTGGGATGTCTCGTCTGAACCCCGGGATTATCAGAGGAATTGGTGGGCACACATGTCCGTTTCTCAGAACAGGATAAGGTGCCTCGAGTGATGGGAGGACCTGCAGAGGCTACATGGCCAGGGCAGAGCCGCTGGATCCTCAGATCCCTGCCCGGCACCAACGTCCAAGACCCCCTGGtaaaaaatctaaaattccaGGCACCTGTCTTGGGGGTGGGGCACTTGTGAGCTTTGGCATTTAGTTGAACCATGTGAAAGTGCCAATATGCAACCAGTTTTGACCTACAAAAGTGGAAATTTCATACTGTTCAACCTGAAACTTGAAATTTCGGAACAACACACACACCCTGGGCCGATGGTGCCTGTCCACACTGTGGTTGATGAGAGGCCAGCATGTTGGAGCTGAAGGCCAGGATCCCTTCCTAGAGGGACCCACAGCCACCCCATCTGTGGTCCTGGAGCCCGTGCACGGGCCACACGTGGGCGTCACGGAGCCCAGCCTGCCACCGGCCTGGAGGAGGCggccctcctccagcctctgtcTCTGCTCCTGCCCCGTCCGGCCTGGCAGGTTCTCCTGGCCGGGGGGCCAAGCCCTCACCCTCCCTGCCTGCTGGCACCATCCCCTGCATGTGGACCGGCCACGGCGTCCCCTCCCAGGCAGCCCTCCTGGTCTGCACCTCCCACCCGCCAAGGCACTTGCCATGAAGTCCACGCCGTCTGGGCATGGGTGCCCTGTGGACCAGGGGCCGAGCCCAGGCCGTCCCGGGTTCAGGAGGCAATAGGTCCTTAGGAGATGGGAAGTCAGACCACCAAACTGGCTTTTCTGGGGGAATTTAGGGTACAGGACACCTCAAGTGGTGAACAGCCCATGGGGACCCAAAActcaaagtttaatttaaaaatacgatACGATATCActaattaataaaatagagaaacgTGGGACCCAAGAACCTAGAGGACACGGTGCCTGCCAGGATGGCCCAGGCATGGGGGCTGGTCTGTGGCACCGCACTGCTGGGGTCACCACACGGCCACAGGTGGGCCCTCTCCAGACCCCCCCAATCCTGGGTCCACCTGCTGTGGCTGAGTTAGCAGGACCAGTGATGCGGTGGAGGCCAGGGGCTCACCCAGGACACACGGCTGCCGGAAGAGACCCGAGGACAGAAAGGGGCCGAGGCTCCCCTCAAGTGAGCCCAGAGGTGCGCCTGCCCTCGGCGCTGGGGCTTCCCGGCCTCCGGGCCctgcagggcaggctggcgtGCAACTTGCAGCTGGGAAGAGCCAGCCGCCCAGCCGCCCCCTTGTCCCTGTGCGCTCAGCCAGCCCCTGACTCATCCCAAGGGGTGGCGGCGgcctcccttccctgcccaccccccagtgTCGCTGTATATACCAGGTTTAGCCAGTAAGTTCTGGCCTTGGGAATGTCCCcatgataaaaatagaaacattcaGATTCAAAGACCCCTGGTG is a window encoding:
- the B3GALT6 gene encoding beta-1,3-galactosyltransferase 6, whose product is MKLLRRAWRHRTALGLSALALGGAALLYLARCRAPVDPAAPAPFGPARAAAFLAVLVASAPRAAERRSVVRSTWLAARRGGPGDVWARFAVGTGGLGADERRALEREQARHGDLLLLPALRDAYENLTAKVLAMLVWLDEHVAFEFVLKADDDSFARLDALVAELRARDPARRRRLYWGFFSGRGRVRPGGRWREAAWQLCDYYLPYALGGGYVLSADLVRYLRLSREYLRAWHSEDVSLGAWLAPVDVQREHDPRFDTEYKSRGCNNQYLVTHKQSLEDMLEKHRTLAREGRLCKREVQLRLSYVYDWSAPPSQCCQRKEGIP
- the SDF4 gene encoding 45 kDa calcium-binding protein isoform X2 translates to MASRQAPLGGLAPRCLWLLGAVLVMDASARPANHSSARERAANREENEMLPPDHLNGVKLEMDGHLNRDFHQEVFLGKDAGGFEEDAGPRRSRRKLMLIFSKVDLNTDRRISAKEMQHWIMEKTAEHFQEAIAESRAHFRAVDPDGDGRVSWDEYKVKFLASKGHDEREVADKIKNKWDLNVDEETQEVLENLKDRWYQADNPPPDLLLTESEFLSFLHPEHSRGMLQFMVKEIIRDLDQDGDKKLSLSEFISLPVGTVENQQGQDVDDGWVRDRKREFEELIDANHDGIVTMAELEDYMDPMNEFSALNEAKQMIAIADENQNHFLEPEEVLKYSEFFTGSKLVDYARSVHEEF